From a single Planococcus shenhongbingii genomic region:
- a CDS encoding YaiI/YqxD family protein codes for MTKVLIDADGCPVVDLTISIANQFQLPVLLLCDTTHNMQRPGAETIIVSKGADAVDFVLVNRVDKGDVVVTQDYGLAAMVLAKRGFPIDQNGRVYSEENIDQLLYSRHISKKVRQSGGRTKGPKKRRQEDNEKFEESLLMLLSKLIAQ; via the coding sequence ATGACGAAAGTGCTGATAGATGCAGATGGCTGTCCAGTAGTGGATTTGACAATTTCAATTGCCAATCAATTTCAGCTTCCTGTTTTGCTGCTGTGCGATACAACCCATAATATGCAGCGGCCGGGAGCGGAAACCATCATTGTCTCAAAAGGAGCGGACGCAGTAGACTTCGTGCTGGTGAATCGGGTCGATAAAGGGGACGTTGTAGTAACCCAGGATTACGGACTTGCTGCTATGGTGCTTGCTAAACGGGGCTTTCCGATTGATCAGAATGGCCGTGTCTATTCCGAAGAGAACATCGATCAACTGCTTTATAGCCGCCACATTTCTAAAAAAGTCCGGCAAAGCGGAGGGCGCACGAAAGGCCCTAAAAAACGCAGACAAGAAGACAATGAAAAGTTTGAAGAGAGCTTGCTTATGTTATTGAGTAAGTTAATAGCTCAATGA
- a CDS encoding DUF1836 domain-containing protein has product MEDAEQLIKNLGLQSGVLLEDIPKIDLYIDQIIQLFETSFADAKRNEDEKILTKTMINNYAKGKLFYPVQNKKYTRNHIMLISLIYQMKSALSINDVKQVLDGLNKKALQQDLNLESFYESYLKLQQGNITIFTEGLKEQSKRVGQQVPNADDAQELEQVLLIASLVHTSNLYRRAAEKLVDDMKERGKAE; this is encoded by the coding sequence ATGGAAGACGCAGAACAGCTTATTAAAAATTTAGGCCTCCAAAGTGGAGTGTTGCTGGAAGATATACCGAAAATCGACTTGTATATCGACCAAATCATTCAACTGTTTGAAACCAGCTTTGCTGATGCGAAGAGAAACGAAGATGAGAAGATTTTGACGAAAACCATGATTAACAATTATGCAAAAGGCAAGCTCTTTTATCCTGTCCAAAATAAAAAGTATACACGTAATCATATTATGTTGATTAGTCTGATTTATCAGATGAAAAGCGCTTTATCCATCAACGATGTGAAACAGGTGCTGGATGGCCTCAATAAAAAAGCCTTGCAGCAAGATTTAAATTTAGAAAGTTTCTATGAAAGCTATTTGAAGCTCCAGCAAGGAAATATTACTATTTTTACAGAAGGACTGAAAGAACAGAGCAAGCGGGTTGGGCAACAAGTGCCGAATGCAGATGATGCGCAAGAACTTGAACAAGTTTTGCTGATTGCTTCATTGGTGCATACCAGCAATCTTTACCGAAGGGCTGCTGAAAAACTGGTGGATGATATGAAAGAGCGGGGGAAAGCTGAATGA
- a CDS encoding amino acid ABC transporter ATP-binding protein produces MTMIRVENLKKSFGPIEVLKDISTVIKEKEVICVIGPSGSGKSTFLRCMNRLEDITGGHVYIEDIDITDPKVDINKVRQDVGMVFQQFNLFPHKSVLENITLAPMKLKKSDKKAVTEKAYALLDKVGLREKANAYPGELSGGQKQRVAIARALAMDPKIMLFDEPTSALDPEMVGDVLDVMKQLAIEGMTMVIVTHEMGFAREVGDRVMFIDGGFIVEENVPAELFGNPQHERTKAFLSKVL; encoded by the coding sequence ATGACTATGATCAGAGTAGAAAACTTGAAAAAATCATTCGGCCCCATAGAAGTTTTAAAAGATATAAGCACGGTAATCAAAGAAAAAGAAGTGATTTGTGTAATCGGTCCGTCGGGTTCCGGGAAAAGTACTTTCCTTCGCTGCATGAATCGCCTTGAAGACATTACCGGCGGCCATGTGTATATTGAAGACATTGATATTACAGACCCGAAAGTTGACATCAACAAAGTCCGCCAAGACGTCGGCATGGTGTTCCAGCAATTTAACCTATTCCCGCATAAAAGTGTATTGGAAAACATTACGCTGGCACCGATGAAATTAAAGAAAAGCGATAAAAAGGCAGTCACTGAAAAAGCATATGCTTTGCTTGATAAAGTAGGGCTGCGCGAGAAAGCGAATGCGTATCCGGGAGAATTGTCGGGTGGCCAAAAGCAGCGTGTGGCGATTGCGCGTGCGCTTGCAATGGACCCAAAAATCATGCTTTTTGATGAGCCGACTTCGGCTCTTGACCCGGAGATGGTTGGAGATGTGCTGGACGTTATGAAGCAGCTTGCGATTGAAGGGATGACGATGGTCATCGTGACGCATGAAATGGGCTTTGCACGTGAAGTAGGCGACCGTGTCATGTTCATCGATGGCGGCTTTATCGTTGAAGAAAATGTGCCGGCTGAATTATTTGGTAATCCTCAGCACGAACGGACAAAAGCTTTCTTGAGTAAAGTGCTATAA
- a CDS encoding general stress protein, with the protein MAQRSVIGYYDNEKEAINAIEELKLQGYRPEDISVLSKSKGETETVIEETGTHAGEGAATGILTGGALGGLGGVLAGIGALAIPGIGPIIAAGPIAAGLTGAAAGAGIGGLTGALIGMGVPEEEAKAYETHFNKGKILVLLDDDNDRDKDTLGRANRSVL; encoded by the coding sequence ATGGCTCAAAGATCGGTGATAGGATATTACGACAATGAGAAAGAAGCAATTAATGCAATAGAAGAATTGAAGTTGCAAGGTTACCGGCCTGAAGACATTTCAGTGCTTAGCAAAAGCAAGGGAGAAACCGAAACAGTCATTGAAGAAACAGGAACTCATGCTGGAGAAGGCGCAGCAACCGGTATTTTAACGGGTGGTGCACTTGGCGGCTTAGGAGGAGTGCTGGCAGGAATCGGTGCGCTGGCAATTCCGGGGATTGGTCCAATCATAGCGGCAGGACCAATTGCGGCAGGGTTAACTGGAGCTGCTGCAGGTGCTGGCATTGGCGGACTCACGGGCGCTTTGATCGGCATGGGGGTTCCCGAAGAAGAAGCTAAAGCATATGAAACCCATTTCAATAAAGGCAAAATCTTAGTGCTGCTGGATGATGACAATGACAGGGACAAAGATACCCTGGGCCGAGCGAATAGAAGTGTTTTATAG
- a CDS encoding S-layer homology domain-containing protein, with protein sequence MKSILSLAAAFILIFTAFSAPVKAVVTFDDLFANDPFAPEIIYLHQEGIVSGYPDGTFRPNKPVSRADAMIMIGRALELDGTKRATPYKDVPASHPASGYIASAAAEGILLGYKDRTFRPGQFITRGDTAVILDRAFDFPEAPGAKYKDVKPGSYSFDAVSRASYQGVIRGYRDNTFRLHPRVTRAEFSAFLARAVEPSFIPDKRALLETANDILVDLKEKDFAAVSKYVSNQKGLTFCPYSGGCLNDGGVTFTKAQLQGFMESKKVYEWGHQDGSGFPIKLTPAGYYDEYLMNASYEEKERFGRTKQPMTRDQIRERFPNGQIVEFYYPGTEQYDHMDWQNLNMVFEKGSNGKWVLIALVNNRWTI encoded by the coding sequence ATGAAATCGATTTTGTCTCTAGCAGCAGCGTTCATCCTTATATTTACTGCTTTTTCTGCTCCCGTAAAAGCTGTTGTGACTTTTGATGACCTTTTCGCAAACGACCCATTTGCCCCTGAGATTATTTACTTGCATCAAGAAGGGATTGTGTCCGGTTATCCGGACGGAACTTTCCGCCCCAATAAACCGGTTTCCCGTGCTGATGCCATGATCATGATCGGACGCGCCCTTGAACTTGACGGCACCAAGCGTGCCACGCCTTACAAAGATGTACCTGCCAGCCATCCCGCTTCAGGCTATATCGCTTCAGCGGCAGCGGAAGGAATCCTGCTGGGTTACAAAGACCGGACGTTCCGTCCGGGACAGTTCATCACCCGAGGTGACACTGCTGTCATTCTGGACCGGGCCTTTGATTTTCCTGAAGCGCCAGGCGCAAAATACAAAGATGTGAAGCCAGGCTCGTATTCTTTTGATGCCGTGTCCCGCGCTTCCTATCAAGGTGTGATCCGAGGTTACCGGGACAATACGTTCCGTCTGCATCCGCGGGTGACCCGCGCCGAATTCTCGGCATTCCTGGCACGGGCCGTTGAACCGTCTTTCATCCCTGACAAACGCGCCTTGCTTGAAACCGCCAATGACATTTTAGTGGATTTGAAAGAGAAGGACTTTGCAGCGGTTTCCAAGTATGTCAGCAATCAAAAAGGCTTGACGTTCTGTCCGTATAGCGGCGGTTGCCTTAATGACGGAGGAGTAACCTTCACTAAAGCCCAATTGCAAGGATTCATGGAAAGCAAAAAAGTCTATGAATGGGGCCATCAGGATGGCAGCGGCTTTCCGATCAAGTTGACACCAGCCGGCTATTATGACGAGTACTTGATGAATGCCTCTTATGAAGAAAAAGAACGATTCGGACGCACCAAACAGCCAATGACACGTGATCAAATCAGAGAACGTTTCCCAAATGGCCAGATTGTGGAATTTTATTATCCAGGAACTGAGCAGTATGACCATATGGATTGGCAGAACCTCAACATGGTTTTTGAGAAAGGCAGCAATGGAAAGTGGGTATTAATTGCTTTGGTTAACAACCGCTGGACAATTTAA
- a CDS encoding transporter substrate-binding domain-containing protein: protein MKKFSFLLILLSLILIVAACVQQGGESESEGEGGSEGEANVENSEGEGIYTVGIDTTYPPFEFQKSGEYQGIDVELIKAIAENQGFEIQFRPMDFIGIIPALEEGELDLAIAGMSITEERKEVLDFSDPYFDAGLALVTTKDNTEINSLEDLDGKIIAVKSGTTGSKFVGENREKYGYRIAYFDDSPSMFLEVANGHAQALVEDYPVIAYAITTRNLELKTVEERLTGEQYGIAVLKGKHGELLEKINEGLQQLRDDGTYEEIVTKYIKS from the coding sequence ATGAAAAAGTTCAGTTTCTTACTGATTCTTTTGTCACTGATTCTTATCGTAGCAGCGTGCGTGCAGCAGGGTGGAGAATCTGAATCTGAAGGAGAAGGTGGCAGCGAAGGAGAAGCAAACGTTGAAAACAGCGAAGGAGAAGGGATTTATACGGTGGGCATTGACACCACGTATCCGCCTTTCGAATTCCAAAAAAGCGGAGAATATCAAGGGATTGACGTGGAACTAATCAAAGCGATTGCTGAAAACCAAGGATTTGAAATTCAATTTCGTCCAATGGATTTTATCGGGATCATTCCGGCACTTGAAGAAGGTGAATTGGATCTGGCAATTGCAGGGATGAGCATTACAGAAGAACGAAAAGAAGTGTTGGATTTCTCTGATCCTTATTTCGATGCGGGATTGGCGCTGGTAACGACAAAAGACAATACGGAAATTAACTCTTTGGAAGATTTGGATGGGAAAATCATCGCTGTTAAAAGCGGGACAACCGGATCAAAGTTTGTCGGCGAAAACCGAGAGAAATATGGTTATAGAATCGCTTATTTTGATGACAGCCCTTCTATGTTCCTGGAAGTTGCAAATGGGCATGCCCAAGCTTTGGTGGAGGATTACCCGGTTATCGCTTACGCTATTACTACACGAAACCTTGAGCTGAAAACGGTCGAAGAGCGTTTGACAGGTGAACAATACGGCATCGCAGTTTTGAAAGGGAAGCATGGCGAATTGCTGGAGAAAATCAATGAAGGGCTTCAGCAATTGCGGGACGATGGTACGTACGAAGAGATTGTGACTAAATACATTAAGAGCTGA
- a CDS encoding type III polyketide synthase, producing MSFIRKVVTENAPYYVDQKEIVSVVRNLFGGHYDDIERLLRVFGNGQIEGRYFAAPLEWFERERGLEEKNLLYIEQAVRMGSNAVKRCLEEAGVDKGEIDAFVFVSSSGMSTPTIDARIMNELHLPSHIKRLPLWGLGCAGGASGMSRAHDYCTAYPDAKVLVLCLELCSLTFQRSNTSKSNLIATSLFADGAACALVTGKNDRTAGSGFFIRETQSTLMRDSEDVMGWDVKDEGLHVVFSRDIPKIIENWLKPNVDLFLNKIGKTSADIMHFVAHPGGKKVLAAYEKSLGIAKEKTDISRNVLAQYGNMSSPTVLFVLKDFMEKNPKSGEEGLLTALGPGFSSEMLWLEWGEAGS from the coding sequence ATGTCGTTTATTCGGAAAGTGGTGACAGAAAACGCTCCATACTATGTAGATCAAAAAGAAATCGTTAGCGTCGTCAGGAATTTATTCGGAGGGCATTATGACGATATTGAAAGGTTGCTGCGAGTATTTGGCAATGGGCAAATTGAAGGGCGCTATTTTGCGGCTCCACTCGAATGGTTTGAACGGGAACGCGGACTTGAAGAGAAAAATCTGCTGTATATAGAACAAGCCGTGCGAATGGGCAGCAATGCAGTAAAGCGCTGCCTTGAAGAAGCAGGAGTGGATAAAGGGGAAATCGACGCTTTTGTTTTCGTCTCCAGCTCCGGCATGTCCACTCCAACCATCGATGCCCGTATCATGAACGAATTGCACTTGCCGTCTCATATTAAACGCCTTCCGTTATGGGGCTTGGGATGTGCAGGAGGAGCTTCCGGCATGAGCCGGGCCCACGATTATTGCACGGCTTATCCAGATGCCAAAGTGCTTGTGCTGTGCTTGGAACTATGCAGCTTGACGTTCCAGCGCTCCAACACATCCAAAAGCAATTTAATCGCTACTTCCTTGTTCGCTGACGGTGCAGCTTGTGCTTTGGTGACAGGAAAAAATGATCGGACAGCAGGGTCTGGTTTCTTTATTAGAGAAACCCAATCGACGTTAATGCGGGATTCTGAAGATGTCATGGGCTGGGACGTCAAAGATGAAGGGCTGCATGTGGTATTTTCCCGGGATATCCCAAAAATCATCGAAAACTGGCTGAAGCCGAACGTGGATCTATTTTTGAATAAGATCGGGAAAACGTCTGCTGACATCATGCATTTTGTGGCTCATCCAGGCGGCAAAAAAGTACTGGCAGCCTATGAAAAATCACTCGGCATTGCCAAAGAAAAAACGGACATCTCCAGAAACGTCCTGGCACAGTATGGAAATATGTCCTCGCCGACTGTGTTGTTTGTGTTGAAAGATTTTATGGAGAAAAATCCGAAGAGCGGGGAAGAAGGGCTTTTGACAGCGCTTGGTCCCGGGTTCAGTTCCGAAATGCTTTGGCTGGAATGGGGAGAAGCCGGCTCATGA
- a CDS encoding amino acid ABC transporter permease: protein MDTVVNALPFLMDGLQVTLYIFAIAIVLGFIIGLIVALFRLAPIKILNWIAKIFVDAIRGTPFIVQLFFIYFGLNSLGFFSMDNTTAGIVTVAINAGAYFSEIIRAGIQSIDKGQTEAARSLGLNATQNMRYIILPQAFRRMLPTITNQAIISLKDTSLLSVIGIADLTQEGRIQASQTFEAFTIYLTLGVIYFIIIYLLSLLASFVERKFVLR, encoded by the coding sequence ATGGATACTGTTGTGAATGCCCTGCCTTTTTTAATGGATGGATTGCAAGTTACTCTTTATATCTTTGCCATTGCGATTGTTCTTGGTTTTATTATCGGATTGATTGTGGCCCTATTCCGTCTAGCGCCGATTAAAATCTTAAACTGGATTGCAAAGATTTTTGTTGATGCAATCCGCGGAACACCATTTATCGTTCAATTATTCTTCATCTATTTTGGTTTGAACTCTCTTGGCTTTTTCTCAATGGATAATACAACAGCGGGTATTGTCACTGTAGCGATCAATGCTGGAGCTTATTTCTCGGAAATTATCCGGGCAGGTATCCAGTCCATTGATAAAGGGCAAACAGAAGCGGCGCGTTCCCTTGGTTTGAATGCTACGCAAAATATGCGTTATATCATCTTGCCGCAGGCGTTCCGCCGAATGCTGCCGACTATCACCAACCAAGCAATCATCTCGTTGAAAGATACGTCGCTTCTGTCGGTCATCGGAATCGCTGATTTGACGCAAGAAGGCCGCATCCAGGCCAGCCAGACATTTGAAGCGTTTACGATTTACTTAACGCTTGGAGTCATTTACTTCATCATCATTTACTTGCTCTCATTGTTAGCGAGCTTTGTAGAAAGGAAGTTTGTACTGCGATGA
- a CDS encoding AI-2E family transporter yields MWIKKPFFEYATAVLLIVIILFFLGKIDYALWPFKVIIATVFAPILIAGLLYYLIRPLLHLLMRYMPKVAGITVVFSIVFIALSAVVYYFGPTIKDQVASLAELAPQTVEEVTEESGDAMSDFEFAGLSGNEIKNRIVTYIENVSSNLMENVMTILTTLMNIAVVLIVVPFILFFLLKDDEKLIPHLMRYLSEEHKPEGRKLLKDVDQTLSNYILGQATVAVVVGVFMFIGYLIIGLDYALLLAVFAMFLIIVPFLGPIIGVIPAIFVALMSGEPFLAVKVLVVLLVVQQLEGNLVTPNIMGNRLNIHPLTIILLLLIAAALYGFVGILIAIPLYAVLKTLIHNFRLFIRLRKKREIAKEG; encoded by the coding sequence ATGTGGATTAAAAAACCTTTTTTTGAATATGCGACAGCCGTTTTGCTGATTGTTATTATTCTCTTTTTTCTAGGCAAAATCGATTATGCACTATGGCCATTCAAAGTCATCATCGCTACGGTTTTTGCTCCTATATTGATTGCTGGACTTTTATATTATTTAATTCGCCCATTGCTTCATTTATTAATGCGCTATATGCCAAAGGTGGCTGGAATCACAGTTGTGTTTTCAATTGTTTTTATTGCTCTTTCTGCAGTGGTTTATTATTTCGGCCCTACAATAAAAGACCAGGTGGCGAGTCTTGCAGAACTGGCACCTCAAACCGTAGAAGAAGTAACAGAAGAATCAGGAGACGCGATGTCGGATTTTGAATTTGCCGGCCTGTCTGGAAATGAAATAAAAAATCGGATAGTAACATACATAGAGAATGTGTCGAGCAATTTAATGGAGAACGTCATGACGATTCTGACAACCTTGATGAATATAGCCGTTGTTTTGATTGTTGTGCCATTTATTTTGTTTTTCCTGTTAAAAGACGATGAAAAACTGATTCCTCATTTGATGAGATATCTTTCAGAAGAACACAAACCGGAAGGCAGAAAACTGTTGAAAGATGTAGATCAAACTCTTTCAAATTATATACTAGGCCAAGCTACTGTAGCGGTGGTCGTAGGAGTATTCATGTTTATCGGCTATTTGATCATTGGCCTTGATTATGCGCTCTTGCTCGCTGTTTTTGCTATGTTCCTCATCATCGTTCCATTTTTAGGGCCGATCATTGGCGTCATTCCGGCTATTTTCGTTGCCTTGATGAGTGGAGAACCTTTTTTGGCTGTAAAAGTATTAGTGGTTTTACTGGTCGTGCAGCAGTTGGAAGGGAACTTAGTAACTCCTAATATCATGGGGAACCGTTTAAATATTCATCCTTTAACCATCATCTTATTATTGCTGATTGCAGCTGCTCTTTATGGGTTTGTCGGTATTTTAATCGCCATTCCGCTTTATGCGGTCCTCAAAACCCTGATACATAATTTCCGCCTATTTATCCGCTTGAGAAAAAAGCGGGAAATTGCTAAAGAAGGGTAA
- a CDS encoding peptidylprolyl isomerase, with product MAKKGHIHMENGEIIEFELFPNEAPNTVKNFEDLANSGFYNDVTFHRVIPGFVSQGGDPTGTGAGGSGKTIKCETEGNPHKHQAGSLSMAHAGKDTGSSQFFIVHAPQPHLDGVHTVFGQVTSGLETAKAMKNGDKMTKVHVFDEE from the coding sequence ATGGCGAAAAAAGGACACATCCACATGGAAAACGGCGAAATCATCGAATTCGAACTTTTCCCGAACGAAGCACCCAACACAGTAAAAAACTTTGAGGATCTTGCAAACTCCGGATTCTATAACGATGTAACATTCCACCGTGTTATTCCAGGTTTCGTTTCTCAAGGCGGCGACCCTACAGGTACTGGCGCCGGCGGCAGCGGCAAAACAATCAAATGTGAAACTGAAGGCAACCCACATAAACACCAAGCGGGAAGCTTGTCTATGGCACATGCCGGAAAAGACACTGGATCAAGCCAGTTCTTTATCGTTCATGCACCACAACCCCATCTTGACGGGGTTCATACAGTTTTCGGCCAAGTCACTTCAGGCCTTGAAACTGCAAAAGCAATGAAAAATGGCGATAAAATGACGAAAGTTCATGTTTTCGACGAAGAATAA
- a CDS encoding type 1 glutamine amidotransferase domain-containing protein: protein MDKILIVVTNHSALGRRGKKTGLWLRELTDFYHEVRELFEVDIISTSPQRVPLDPRSLLEVLTNKKTRAYYMNDELMDQIRHPLTPDQVDGTDYAAIYFAGGHGTMWDFLDNKQLQELTKTIYEKGGIVSAVCHGPCGLLNVQLSDGRYLLSGHVVTGFSNQEEKIMGLYKDIPYSLEDSLRERGTLFKQAALPFTSCVILSGRLITGQNPASARGVALKVIEQCRQQEEKEYHYKMEA from the coding sequence ATGGATAAAATTCTGATTGTCGTCACCAATCATTCCGCTCTAGGCAGAAGAGGAAAGAAAACGGGACTTTGGCTAAGAGAATTAACGGACTTTTACCATGAAGTAAGAGAGTTATTTGAGGTAGACATTATCAGCACTTCCCCACAGCGGGTACCTCTAGATCCGAGAAGTTTGCTGGAAGTGCTGACCAATAAAAAGACGCGGGCCTACTACATGAATGATGAGCTGATGGATCAAATTAGGCATCCGCTTACACCAGACCAAGTGGACGGAACGGATTACGCTGCCATATACTTTGCTGGCGGGCATGGAACCATGTGGGATTTCCTGGACAATAAACAATTGCAGGAACTGACAAAAACAATTTACGAAAAAGGGGGCATTGTTTCCGCGGTCTGCCATGGGCCATGCGGCTTGCTGAATGTTCAGCTGTCTGATGGACGTTATCTATTGTCGGGGCATGTGGTGACCGGTTTCTCGAATCAGGAAGAAAAGATCATGGGACTCTATAAGGATATTCCGTATTCACTGGAAGATAGCTTGAGGGAACGGGGAACGCTCTTTAAACAAGCGGCACTGCCGTTTACTTCTTGCGTCATTCTGTCAGGGCGCCTGATTACAGGCCAAAATCCAGCATCAGCAAGAGGAGTTGCGTTGAAAGTGATTGAACAATGCCGGCAGCAGGAAGAAAAAGAATATCATTACAAGATGGAAGCGTAA
- a CDS encoding transporter substrate-binding domain-containing protein — MKKFSLLFLLVSLMLVLAACGSNESADDTSGSGGESESKTYKVGIDTTYPPFEFEENGEYTGIDIDIINAIAESQGFKIEFNPMDFGGIIPALQAGQLDVAIAGMSITDERKKVVDFSDPYFDAGLSLVVSKDNTDITTLDDLKGKTVAVKSGTTGSKFAMDNESKYGYTVAQFEDSPSMFQEVSNGNADVLLEDYPVIAYAIAQSGLDLKTAGDRLTGDQYGIAVLKGENADLLEKINTGLQELRDSGEYDEILSKYIAE, encoded by the coding sequence ATGAAAAAGTTCAGTTTATTGTTTCTTCTTGTGTCATTAATGCTGGTTCTTGCAGCATGTGGATCGAATGAATCTGCTGATGATACAAGTGGATCTGGTGGGGAAAGTGAAAGCAAAACTTACAAAGTCGGTATTGATACAACGTATCCGCCGTTTGAGTTTGAAGAAAATGGGGAGTACACAGGAATTGACATTGATATCATCAATGCAATTGCAGAAAGCCAAGGATTTAAAATTGAATTTAACCCGATGGACTTCGGTGGAATCATTCCGGCATTGCAAGCTGGCCAGTTGGATGTAGCAATTGCAGGAATGAGTATCACAGATGAACGCAAAAAAGTAGTGGATTTCTCTGATCCGTATTTTGATGCAGGTTTGTCATTGGTAGTCAGCAAAGACAACACCGACATCACGACATTGGATGATTTGAAAGGCAAAACTGTTGCAGTGAAAAGTGGGACTACAGGCTCTAAATTCGCAATGGATAACGAATCGAAATATGGCTACACAGTAGCACAATTCGAGGATAGCCCATCTATGTTCCAGGAAGTTTCAAATGGCAACGCCGATGTACTTTTGGAAGATTACCCGGTAATTGCTTATGCAATCGCGCAAAGTGGTCTGGATTTGAAAACAGCTGGTGATCGCTTGACTGGAGATCAGTACGGAATTGCTGTGCTGAAAGGCGAAAATGCTGACTTGCTCGAAAAAATCAATACAGGTTTGCAGGAATTGCGTGACAGCGGGGAATACGATGAGATTCTAAGTAAATATATTGCTGAATAA
- a CDS encoding glycerophosphodiester phosphodiesterase family protein, which translates to MSERGKTSALTFDNYSEFLAALQQKQHPFFAAAHRGLWGTVPENSLSAFQQCLDQRIYLIELDLQQTKDGNLIVMHDSTVDRMTSGKGKIAELTVSQIRSLTLKEKNGGRQAKLTDELVPTLREVLSLVKGKAMINADKAWLFREKLYGLLEELDAFDHVLWKSDEPVEKVRNFFHSKKKPLYYMHKVQDSSLNQLDELLSCVSPIAIEILFYSESDKVVSKPVMQQMRSQANVWSNSLDNAENAGHCDSVSRTDPDKGWGWLADKGFNIIQTDFPLEALQYMQQRKKDGS; encoded by the coding sequence ATGAGTGAAAGAGGGAAAACATCGGCCTTAACCTTTGACAATTACTCGGAATTTTTAGCGGCACTGCAGCAAAAACAGCATCCTTTTTTCGCTGCAGCTCACCGCGGCCTCTGGGGAACTGTTCCTGAAAATTCGTTGAGCGCTTTTCAACAATGTCTGGACCAACGGATTTATTTGATTGAACTGGACCTTCAACAAACAAAAGATGGCAATTTAATAGTGATGCATGATTCTACCGTTGACCGAATGACTAGTGGCAAAGGAAAGATTGCAGAGCTGACTGTGTCTCAAATCCGTTCGCTGACCTTAAAAGAAAAGAATGGTGGAAGACAGGCCAAGCTTACAGATGAATTAGTTCCTACTCTTCGGGAAGTGCTTTCCCTGGTCAAAGGAAAAGCCATGATCAACGCAGATAAAGCATGGCTTTTCCGCGAGAAACTATATGGCTTGCTGGAAGAATTGGATGCTTTTGACCACGTTTTATGGAAAAGCGATGAACCAGTTGAAAAAGTCCGGAATTTTTTCCATTCCAAAAAGAAGCCTTTGTATTATATGCATAAAGTTCAGGACAGCAGCTTGAATCAGCTCGATGAATTGCTCAGCTGTGTTTCTCCAATCGCCATTGAAATCCTTTTTTACAGCGAATCGGATAAAGTCGTTTCCAAGCCAGTCATGCAACAAATGCGAAGCCAGGCAAATGTTTGGAGCAATTCCCTGGATAATGCTGAAAATGCAGGTCATTGTGATTCTGTCTCCCGCACCGATCCTGATAAAGGATGGGGATGGCTGGCAGATAAGGGCTTTAACATTATCCAGACAGATTTCCCCCTGGAAGCCCTACAATATATGCAGCAGCGAAAAAAAGATGGAAGCTGA
- a CDS encoding isoprenylcysteine carboxyl methyltransferase family protein: MTFFYLLVGFVIVQRLLEVMYAKSNERTMKSQGAIEAGADHYKWIVLLHVLFFVSLIAEVLFIQKGLGKAWAAFLVILIIAQILRIWALASLGRFWNTKIIVLPGAEKVKKGPYRWLPHPNYIVVSLEIAALPLIFGAWRTAVVFSIANAFLLLFVRIPAEEKALQELED; the protein is encoded by the coding sequence ATGACATTTTTCTACCTATTAGTCGGATTTGTTATCGTGCAGCGGCTGCTTGAAGTGATGTATGCCAAATCCAATGAGCGGACGATGAAAAGTCAGGGTGCGATAGAAGCCGGTGCGGACCATTACAAGTGGATTGTGTTGCTCCATGTCTTGTTCTTTGTTTCGCTTATAGCTGAAGTGCTATTTATACAAAAAGGGCTTGGAAAAGCTTGGGCTGCATTTCTAGTAATCTTGATCATCGCCCAAATTCTCCGGATATGGGCATTGGCATCATTGGGCCGTTTCTGGAATACCAAAATCATTGTGCTGCCTGGAGCGGAAAAAGTGAAAAAGGGGCCATACCGATGGCTCCCTCACCCCAATTATATTGTTGTTTCGTTGGAGATTGCAGCCCTTCCACTCATATTCGGAGCCTGGCGTACAGCTGTCGTCTTTTCAATTGCGAATGCTTTTCTGCTGCTTTTTGTCCGAATTCCTGCTGAAGAAAAAGCTTTACAGGAATTGGAAGATTAA